Below is a window of Streptomyces qaidamensis DNA.
CGGAGCGGCGAGCCGCTCGACGCGGCCAACGTCCGACGAGACTTCAAGGCCATCGTGAAGAAGGCCGGACTGAAGCCTGAGTGGACCCCGCGGGAGCTTCGGCACAGCTTCGTGTCCCTGCTCTCCGACCACGGCATACCGCTGGAGCGGATCGCGCTCTTGGTCGGTCACAGCAGTCAGGCGACCACAGAGGCGGTCTACCGGAAGCAGCTCCGGCCCGTGATCACGCAGGGTGCCGAAGCGATGGACGACATTTTCGCGTGCGTCCGTGGGAGCGTCCACGGCGACGAGGCGACAAGTTCCGCTGGACCGGCAGCGAATAGCTGACGGATTCGGCCTACGTACGAGGAAGGGGCAGGGCGGGCCGCCGGAGTAGGCGGCCCGCCCCCTCTCATGTTGACCCACGCAGAGCGGGCCATATAGGTGCCATCCGCCGTTCTCGGCCTCTTGCCGGGAGTGCGAGGAACGTCGGACACATCGGGCTAGGAGCGAAACATCCCGGCCAAAGAGTCAGAGTACGCGTATTGGCTATCTATGTCTACGAACCCTGAGGGACTGTTCTAAAAGAGGCTATTCAGTCATTCTGGTGAAGCTAAGTGGTGGCCATGCCTTGCCGGGAGTGGTGGTCGCCAGTCACTTCGGGCTAAGGGGCGTTTGCCATGTTCGTACTGTGTTATCTGTTGTCGATCTTGGGATTCGTGGCCACGTGGGCATACGGCGTCATCGCTCGGGCGTACCGTACGGGAGCTGATCCGGCCTTCGGGAGCCTCGGAAACTTTCTCTGTTTCCTCTTCCTTGTCTGCTTCATCAACCTCATGGCGATGAACTACGCGAAGGGGCACTTGTCGCTCAGCACGAAGCAGGGGCTGCTTGCCTCGTTCCTCTTCGGTGGGGCCGTCGGAGGGTTGGTGATGCCGCTGCTGATGGTCTAGATCATCTTGGTGAGCTGAGATTGAGGGCTGATCCACTCCCGTCGGCCCCCTGTTTGGCCCCCCGGGCATGACAGAGGCCCATTCGCGATCACGCGAATGGGCCTCTGACCAGCGTCGGGGTGGCGGGATTTGAACCCACGACCTCTTCGTCCCGAACGAAGCGCGCTGCCAAGCTGCGCTACACCCCGATGTCGCTGCTGTCGCGGCGACGACGTTTACTTTAGCCCACCGGTGGCTAGAGACGAAATCCGGTTTTACCGCGGTGGCGGAGCGGGTTCGGGCGGGCGTGGTCGAGGGCCACGAGGAGCACGGCCAGGGCGTAGAAGGAGAGGCCCAGGAGGAGGGCGTTGCCGAGGACGCGCTTGAAGCCGTCCTGGCCGACGTCCAGGAACGGGTAGAGGTAGCGGTCGGGCGTGCCCGGGAGGAGCAGCTCGCCTCGGGTGAGGCAGAAGGCCAGGTAGACCATGGGATAGAGGAGCCACGTGCTGGCCTGGCGGAGGTGCATGCGGCCGGGGGACGTGAGCAGGAGCCAGTCCAGTACCGCCGCGATCGGGGTCACGGTGTGCAGTACCGCGTGGGAGAGGGCCTGCAAGCCCGTCGGGGCGGCGGCCTCGCCCGTGAGGGAGAAGGGGCTCGCCTCGTTCGCCAGGAGCAGGTGGTGCACCAGGGCCGCGATGACGACGTAGAGCAGCGTCGCCCCCAGTACGGCGCCCGGAAGGGGCCGGCCGGCCGACGATGCGCGGCGGGCCGAGAGGGCCATGACCAGCGCCAGCAGCATGTTGCTCTGGATTGTGAAGTGGCTCAGGACCCGGGACGGGTCGCCGAGGAGCAGTGCGAGCGTCACGCCCACGGCCGCCGCGAGGGCGATCAGCAGGCGGAAGGCCGCGGCCGCGGGGCGGCGGACCGGGGTGACGACGGCCGTGGCGGGCACAGGGGAGGGCTTCAGTGCCGGCGGGGACGGGATCGCTGGGAGGTCCGGGATGTCCCGGGGTATCGGGGCGGTCATGCCCCCACGCTGGCAGAAACGGACATAGGGGGCGATGCGGGCAGGGCTGTGTGGGTTACCCGGTCCCGACCAGTCCTCAGCCTCCGGCTCCCAGCCTCCGGCCCTCAGCCCTCGGCTCCCAGCCCTCGGCTCCCCCTCGGTCCCCAGCCCTCGGTCCCGACCAGCCCGACCAGTCCCGCCCGGTCCCGACCAGCCCGACCAGTCCCGCCCGGGCCCTCTGCGTTACCCTCGCGGGTCCTCGTCGCGCCCGACCAACGTCAGCAACGTGGCCTCCGGCGGGCACGCGAACCGTACCGGCGTGTAGCGGTTCGTGCCGCAGCCCGCCGACACGTGCAGGTACGACGTATTGCCCTCCGCCCGGTGCTGGGACAGACCCTTCACCCGGTCCGTGTCCAGGTCGCAGTTGGTGACCAGGGCGCCGTAGAAGGGGATGCACAGCTGGCCGCCGTGGGTGTGGCCGGCCAGGATCAGGGGGTAGGCGTCGGCCGTGAAGGCGTCCAGGGTGCGCAGGTAGGGGGCGTGTACGACGCCCATGGAGAAGTCCGCCGCCTCGGACGGGCCGCCGGCCACCTGCGCGTAGCGGTCCCGCTTGATGTGCGGATCGTCCAGGCCCGTGAGCTCCACCGAGACGCCCTCGAGCTTGAGCTCGCCACGCGAGTTGGTCAGGTTGAGCCAGCCCGCCGCGTCGAAGCCGTCCCGCAGGTCCTCCCACGGGTTGTGCACCACGCCCTCGGCCGGCGCGTTGCCGTTGAGCCCGTGGCGGCCCTGGGCCTTCTCGAACAGGTAGCGGGCGGGGTTGCGCAGCTTGGGGCCGTAGTAGTCGTTGGAGCCGAAGACGTACGCGCCCGGGAACTCCATCAGGGGGCCGAGTGCATCCAGGACCTCGGGGACGCCCTCCGGGTCGGACAGGTTGTCGCCCGTGTTGATCACGAAGTCGGGGCGCAGGCCCGCCAGCGACCGCAGCCAGCGCTGCTTCTTGCGCTGGCCCCCGACCATGTGGATGTCGGAGACCTGCAGCACACGCAGGGGGCGCATTCCCGGGGGCAGGACCGGGACGGTGACCCGGCGCAGGCGGAAGGAGCGGGCCTCGAAGCCCGCCGCGTACAACAGACCGGCGGCGCCAGCCGCCGCGATTCCCAGGGGGACTCCGTATCGCGCGCGCATACGACCATCGTGTCAGACCCCGGGCGTCGCCCGTGCCCGGCCGGCGCCCGAAATCCCCTGAGCGCACCGGCCCTTCGGCCGTGCCCCCTTAAATGAAGGGGCGCTCTTCCTCCCGCACCTGCGACAATCGGCCCCATGACCACGCTCAAGTCGAAGCTGCAGGATGACCTCAACGTTGCGATCAAGGAGCGCGACGAGCTGCGCTCCTCGACGCTCCGGCTGACGCTCGCCGCGATCACCAAGGAGGAGGTCGCGGGCAAGGAGAAGCGCGTGCTCTCCGACGACGAGGTGCAGAAGGTGATCACCCGGGAGGCGAAGAAGCGGCGTGAGGCGGCCGACGCCTTCGCGCAGGGTGGCCGTACCGAGCAGGCCGAGCGGGAGAAGGCGGAGGGCGAGATCCTCGCCGCGTACCTGCCGCAGCAGCTGTCGGACGAGCAGCTTCAGGAGATCGTCGCCCAGGCCGTCGAGGAGGCGAAGGCGGCCGGTGCCGAGGGGCCGCGGGCCATGGGCGCGGTCATGAAGATCGTGAACCCGAAGGTGGCCGGGCAGGCCGAGGGCGGCCGCGTCGCCGCCGCGGTGAAGAAGCTGCTGGCCGGCTGACCTGGTGGTCGGCCCGAACGTGCTGCCGACCGGCTGACCGTTCAACCGGACGACGACGGCCCCTTCCCACCCACGCGGGTAGGAAGGGGCCGTCTCCGTTCCGTCACACCGCCGATTCAGCCGAACCGGCGGTGTGACGGAACACCGGCGGCTCAGCCGAACCGGCCGCCGTTGCCGTTGCCGCCGCCATTGCTCTGGCCCCGGAAGAACCCCTCCGGGATGGAGAACGAGGGTGTCGGGAAGGGCTCGCCGCCGCCTCCGCCGTTGTTGTTTCCGCCGACCAGGCCGCCGATGACGTCGTCGCCGTTGCCACCGTCGTCGCGGCCGCCGCCGCCGTCCTCGTCCCCGTCACCGCGGTCCCGCGGCTTGCTGTCGGGGATGTGGACGGTGTTGAAGTTCTCGACGGGCTTGCCCTCCAGCGCGCCGGACATCATGTCGCCCCAGATCGGGCCGGGGACCTCGCCACCGAAGACCTTGCCGTACGACCGGCCGCCGATGGTGATGCCGACCATCTTGCGCTTGTGCGCGGGGTCGCCGACCCAGACCGCGCCGGCCATGTTCGGCGTGTAGCCCACGAACCAGGCCGCGTAGCGCTCGTCCGTCGTACCGGTCTTGCCGGCGCTGGGACGGCTGCCGAGGCCGGCCTTCTTACCCGTACCGTCCTCGACGACGCCCTTCAGCAGCGTGTTGATCGTGTCGGCGGTGTTCTCCGACATGGCGCGCGAGCAGGTCGACTTCGGCACCTCCAGCGACGAGGTCTTGGCACCGACCCGCCGGCTGACCGACTCGATGGCGACCGGCGTGCAGTACATCCCGCGCGAGGCGAAGGTCGCGTACGCGTTCGCCATGGTCAGCGGGGACATCTCCTGGGTGCCGAGGGCGATGGAGGGCACCTGGGGCATCTTGTCGCCGTCGGCCCGCACGACGCCCATCTTCTTCGCCATCGTCGTCACCGGGCAGATGCCGATATCGCTGATCATCTGCACGTAGTAGGTGTTGACCGACTTGGCGGTCGCCTCCCGCATGTCGTACGGGCCGACCTCGGAGGAGTTCTCGTTCTCCAGCTTGGCCGGCTTGTTGCGGTCGTTCACCCACCGCTTGCCGTCACAGGCCGAGACCGGGCTCGGGTACGGCATCTGGTACGGCGACGAGTACACCTTGTTCGCCGGCATGCCGTCCTCGATGGCGGCGGCGGCCACGATCGGCTTGAACGTCGAACCGGGCTGGTAACCCATGCCGCCGCCCATGTCGCCGTCGACGGACAGGTTGAGGGTCGTCTCGCCCTTCTTGGTGTTCACGCCGTAGGGACGCGACTGGCCCATGGCGACAATCTTGCCGGTGCCGGGCTGGACGAGGGTGGCGGCGGTGGCCACGTCGTCACTCTGGTAGACGTGGTCCTTGATGGAGGCCTGCGCCGCCTTCTGGGCCTGCGGGTCCAAGGTGGTGCGGATGGTGAGACCGCCTCGGTTCCAGATCTTCGCGCGCTGCTCCTTGGTCTTGCCGAAGACCGGGTCGGTCAGGAAGACCTCGCGCACGTAGTCGCAGAAGAAGCCCGCGCCCTTGACCGCCGTGATGCAGCCGTTCTTGGGCTTGCTGACCTTCAGGCCGAGCGGCGCCTTCATCGCGTCGGCGGCCTGCGCCCTGGAGATGTCGCCGACGGCGGCCATGCGCTGCAGCACGGTGTTGCGGCGCTTGGTGGCCTCCGTCTCGTCGTTGACCGGGTCGTACCGGCTGGGCGACTGGACGATGCCGGCGAGCAGGGCCGCCTGCTCCAGGCTGAGGTCCTTGGCGGACTTGGAGAAGTAGCGCCGGGCCGCGGCCTCGACGCCGTAGGCCTGCTGGCCGAAGAACGTGATGTTCAGGTAGTTCTCGAGGATCTTCTTCTTGCCCAGCTCCTCCTCGACCTGGATCGCGTACTTGAGCTCGCGGATCTTGCGGCCGATGGTCTGCTGCGTGGCCTGCGCGACCTTGGTCGGGTCGTTGCCCGCCTCCTCGACGAAGACGTTCTTCACGTACTGCTGCGTCAGGGTGGAGGCGCCCTCGGAGACCCCGCCGGTCTGCGCGTTCTTGTTGAGGGCGCGCAGGACGCCCTTCAGGTCGACCGCGCCGTGCTGGTAGAAGCGCGAGTCCTCGATCGCGACGATCGCCTTCTGCATGTAGGGCGAGATGTCCTTGAGGGGGACCACCGTGCGGTCGCGCGAGTAGACCGTGGCGATCTGGCCGCCGTCGGCGTCGAGGATCGTGGTGCGCTGACTCAGCGGCGGGGTCTTCATGTTGGCCGGGAGCTCGTCGAAGCTCTCGACCGATCCCTTGGCCGCGAGTCCCAGCGCGCCCACCGCCGGGAGCGCGATGCCGGCCAGCACGGCTCCCGCGAGGACACTGACACCGAGGAACTTGGCGGCCTGCTGCGTGGGAGACAGACCACCGCCCGAGCGCTTGTTTGGCATGAGGGCAGCCTACGTTCTCATTCGCCGGACAGGCGTATAGGCCTTGGCCTAAGCTGCTCTCAACTGTCACAGCAGTGAGGTCACGTATCAATACGTCCGGCGACCCCGAATCGTTCTGGGTGTTCCCCAACTTTTTTGGTGGGGCCGTGTCCGAATCCGCCTTGTGTGTCATGCGGCGTCCGTTGTGACGCAGCTGAACTGTCCCGGTTTGCCGGGAAAGTTACGTATGCCGCCCGCTCACTCCCCCGGGTGATCTGCCGCTTACCCATAGTCCGTTCGGGCCATTCAAGATTGGGCCCGAAGGGGGTGTTGCGCTGTGCCCACCTTCCGTAACGTCCTCAACTGGCGGCGGTGAATATGCCGCTGCCGCCGTGGGGGAGCCTCGATTCGGGAGAGGACGGCGCCGGTATGGGCTGGGTAGTCGACTGGAGTGCGCAGGCGGCCTGCCGCACTACCGATCCGGATGAACTGTTCGTTCAAGGAGCAGCGCAGAACAGGGCCAAGGCGGTGTGCACCGGTTGCCCGGTGCGCACGGAGTGCCTGGCCGACGCGCTCGACAACCGCGTCGAGTTCGGTGTGTGGGGAGGCATGACGGAGCGGGAGCGCCGCGCACTGCTGCGCAGGCGTCCCACGGTGACCTCCTGGCGCCGGCTGCTGGAGACGGCGCGCACGGAGTACGAGCGGGGGTGCGGTGTACTGCCCCTCGACGACGACGAGATCTACGAGAACTACGCGGCGGTGAGCTGAGGAGTCCCTCTCGGGAGCTCCCCAGGTCTCTGAGGGCCCCTTCCGGGCCCTTCGCCATCACCAGCGAGTGCGTGGCCGTGGCTCAGGCGCCCTGCGCCCTCGCCGGGTTGCCCTCAGGCAGTCGCCTCGGGCGGTTCCGGCCGGTCGGCGGGGTCGGGCAGCTCGCGCTCGTCGGCCGCGAGCCGGTCGCCGATGGTGCGCAGTCCCGTGAGGTCGTGCACGTCGCCGGGCAGTGCGGCCACTTCCGTCACGGCCACCTCGGGGTGCAGCGCGGTGAAGCGGTCACGCGTGCGCTGCTCACGGGAGAGCAGCTGCATACGATCGGCGTGCAACCTCAGCAGGCCTGCCGTGAGCTGGTCGACGGACCGCTCGGTGTCCTCGGCGTCTTCGGTGGGGGAGCCACCCTCGGGAGCCGATGCCGGAGCCCCAGCTGGTGTTCCGGGCGTGGGAGAGTCTGAACTGTCCTGTGCGTCGGGGGAGTTACGAAGTACTGCTTTCCCGCCCTCCTGATCCACAATGCGGGGCTCTTCAAGATTTTCCGCGGCGGCGAGCGCCCGCTCGGCCGACAGCCGGCCGGCGCCGCTGCCGTGCACCCGGTTGAGCACCAGACCGGCGAGCGGCATGTTCTCGGCTGCCAGGCGTTCCACGAAGTACGCGGCCTCGCGCAGTGCGTCCCGCTCCGGCGCCGCGACCACGAGGAACGCCGTGCCGGGCGCCTGGAGCAGCTTGTACGTCGCGTCCGCGCGGGTGCGAAAGCCGCCGAAGGTCGTGTCCATCGCGGACACGAACGTCTGGACGTCCTTGAGGAGCTGACCGCCGAGCAGCTTGCCGAGGGTGCCGGTCATCATCGACATCCCGACGTTCAGGAACTTCATCCCGGCCCGGCCGCCCAGCTTCGCCGGTGCCGTCAGCAGCCGGATCAGCCGGCCGTCCAGGAACGAGCCGAGCCGCTTGGGCGCGTCCAGGAAGTCCAGCGCCGAGCGGGACGGCGGCGTGTCCACGACGATCAGGTCCCACTCGTCCCGGGCGCGCAGCTGCCCGAGCTTCTCCATCGCCATGTACTCCTGCGTGCCCGCGAAGCCCGCCGAGAGCGACTGGTAGAAGGGGTTGCCCAGGATGGCGGCCGCCCGCTCGCGGTCCGCGTGCGCCTCGACGATCTCGTCGAAGGTGCGCTTCATGTCGAGCATCATCGCGTGCAGCTCGCCGCCCGCGGAGTCGTCGATGCCCTTCACCCGGCGCGGGGTGTTGTCCAGCGAGTCGATGCCCATGGACTGGGCGAGCCGGCGAGCCGGGTCGATGGTCAGGACGACCACCTTGCGGCCCCGCTCGGCGGCGCGCAGGCCCAGGGCCGCCGCGGTCGTGGTCTTGCCGACCCCGCCCGAGCCGCAGCAGACCACGATCCTGGTCTTCGGATCCTCCAGCAGCGGATCGACGTCGAGCAGACGCGCCGGCGACAGACGGTGGTGGGCCGGGTCCGGACGACTCATGACATCCCCTGCTTCCGACTCATCATGACGGGCCTTGCGGGCCTTGCCTGTCCGTCCTGGCTCATGACACGCCCTGCTCGCGCAGCTCACGGGCCAGCTCGTACAGCCCCGCCAGGTCCATGCCCTCGGCGAACAGCGGCAGTTCGTGCAGCGGCAGGCCCAGCTCGGCCAGGACCGCGCGCTGCTCGTGCTCCAGCGTGTACCGCTCGGCGTACTCCTCGGCCTGCGTGAGCAGCGGGTCCACCAGCCGCTCGGCGTGCCCGCCGCGCCGCGCCCCGCCGAGCCCCGCGGACGACAGGGACCGCGCGACAGTGGAACGCGGGACCGTCCGCAGGAGTTCCAGGTCGGTCTCGTCCAACACCTCCGGCCGGACCATGTTCACGATGATCCGCCCCACCGGCAGCCGGGCCGAACGCAGCTCGGCGATGCCGTCCACGGTCTCCTGGACGGGCATCTCCTCCAGCAGCGTCACCAGGTGCACGGCCGTCTCGGGCGACTTCAGCACCCGCATCACGGCCTGCGCCTGATTGTGTATCGGGCCGATCTTCGCGAGACCCGCGACCTCGTCGTTCACGTTCAGGAAGCGCGTGATCCGCCCGGTCGGCGGGGCGTCCATGACGACGTAGTCGTAGACGAACCGCCCGCTGCGCTCCTTGCGGCGCACGGCCTCGCACGCCTTGCCGGTCAGGAGGACGTCCCTGAGGCCGGGCGCGATGGTGGTGGCGAAGTCGATCGCGCCGAGCTTCTTCAGGGCCCGTCCGGCGCTGCCCAGCTTGTAGAACATCTGGAGGTAGTCCAGAAGGGCCAGTTCGGGGTCGATGGCGAGTGCGTACACCTCCCCGCCCCCGGGTGCTACCGCGATTTTCCGTTCCTCATAAGGCAGCGCTTCCGTTTCGAAGAGCTGCGCGATGCCCTGACGGCCCTCGACCTCGACGAGAAGCGTCCGCTTCCCCTCCGTGGCCAGGGCCAGCGCTAGGGCCGCGGCCACCGTGGTCTTGCCGGTACCGCCCTTGCCGCTGACGACCTGGAGCCTGCTCACGTATTCGAGCCTAACCAGTTCGTGCCCGGGCTACGCGGGAGGCTGTGGATAACCGGTGCGGTGGTGGGCCGCGTAGCCCCTGCCCGCCAGCGGCTAGAGTCGGCCGCATGACCAAGTGGGAATACTCAACCGTGCCGCTGCTCGTCCACGCCACGAAGCAGATTCTGGACACCTGGGGCGAGGACGGCTGGGAGCTCGTCCAGGTCGTGCCCGGGCCGAACAACCCCGAGCAGCTCGTCGCCTACCTGAAGCGGGAGAAGCAGTAGTGGGCGCCGTGGAGGCCAAGCTGGCCGAGCTCGGCCTGAGCCTGCCCGACGTGGTCCCGCCGCTCGCCGCGTACCAGCCGGCCGTGCAGTCCGGCCCGTACGTCTACACCGCCGGGCAGCTCCCGATGGTGGACGGCAAGCTTCCCGTCACCGGCAAGGTCGGCGCCGAGGTCACCCCGGAGGAGGCCAAGGAGCTGGCACGCACGTGTGCGCTGAACGCCCTGGCCGCCGTGAAATCCGTCGCCGGTGACCTGGACCGCATCGCGCGCGTGGTGAAGGTCGTCGGCTTCGTGGCCTCGGCCTCGGACTTCACGGGCCAGCCCGCGGTGCTGAACGGCGCGAGCGAGCTGCTCGGCGAGGTCCTCGGCGACAAGGGCGTGCACGCGCGCAGCGCGGTGGGCGTGGCGGTGCTGCCGCTGGACGCACCGGTCGAGGTCGAGATCCAGGTGGAGCTCGCGTAGCACCCGGCCGCGCACCCCGTACCCCGCCCTCTTCGATGGCCCCAGCTGCGGATTCCGTCCCCGGGGCCACTCGAACATCCACCCGTCACGGGATAGCCTCGCGCCCATGGCGAACGGTCAGTGGTATCCCCCGGAGTGGCCGGACCGCATCCGCGCACTCGCGGCCGGCACCCTCACCCCGGTGACCCCGAAGCGCGCGGCCACCGTCATGCTCCTGAAGGACACCGGCAGTGGCACGGCCGTCCACATGCTGCGCAGACGCGCCTCCATGGCCTTCGCCGGAGGCGCGTACGCGTATCCGGGCGGCGGTGTCGATCCGCGTGACGACGACCACCACGTCCGCTGGGCGGGCCCCACGCGCGCGTGGTGGGCGGACCGGCTCGGCGTCGACGAGACGGCGGCCCAGGCGATCGTCTGCGCGGCCGTACGTGAGACGTACGAGGAGGCGGGCGTGCTGCTCGCCGGGCCGGCCGCCGACGCGGTCGTCGGTGACACCACGGGAGCCGACTGGGAGGCCGACCGGGCCGCGCTGGTCGCCCGGGACCTGTCCTTCGCGGAGTTCCTGGACCGCCGCGGCCTGGTCCTGCGCTCCGACCTGCTCGGTGCCTGGACCCGCTGGATCACCCCGGAGTTCGAGTCCCGCCGCTACGACACCTGGTTCTTCGTGGCCGCGCTCCCCGAGGGACAGCGCACCCGCAACGCCTCCACGGAGGCGGACCGTACGGTGTGGATCGCCCCGAGCGAGGCAGCGGCCGGGTACGACCAGGGCGAGCTGCTGATGATGCCGCCGACGATCGCGACCCTGCGCCAGCTGACGGCATACGGGACGGCCGCGGGGGCACTCGAAGCCGCCCCGGGGCGTGACCTCACGCCCGTCCTGGCCACCGCCCGCCTGGTGGACGGGGAGATCGTGCTCTCCTGGCCGGGCCACGACGAGTTCACCAAGCACATCGCGACCGGTGGAGCCACCGCATGACGGACGCAGCCGCCCTTCCCGGCCAGCCCCGCGGAGGGGTCCTCTCGGGGCCCGCCACCGCGCGGGCCGTGAACGTCCTGGCCCCCAACGCCTCGGCGATGACCCTGGACGGCACGAACACCTGGATCCTCTCCGAGCCCGGCTCGGACCTGGCCGTGGTGGTCGACCCGGGTCCGCTGGACGACGGGCACCTGCGCCGGGTCGTCGCCACGGCCGAGCAGGCGGGCAAGCGTGTCGCGCTGACCCTGCTGACCCACGGCCACCCCGACCACGCGGAGGGCGCCGCCCGGTTCGCCGAACTGACCGGCACGCGCGTGCGTGCCCTCGACCCGGCACTGCGGCTGGGCGAGGAGGGCCTGGCCGCCGGGGACGTCATCACCACCGGCGGTCTGGAGCTGCGCGTCGTACCCACCCCCGGCCACACCTCCGACTCCCTCTGCTTCCACCTCCCGGCCGACCGGGCGGTCCTCACCGGCGACACGGTCCTCGGCCGCGGCACGACGGTCGTGGCCCACCCCGACGGGCGTCTCGGTGACTACCTGGACTCCCTGCGCCGCCTGCGCTCCCTCACGGTCGACGACGGCGTCCACACGGTCCTGCCGGGCCACGGCCCCGTCCTGGACGACGCCCAGGGCGTCGTCGAGTACTACCTCGCCCACCGCGCCACCCGCCTCGCCCAGGTGGAGACGGCCGTCGAGGACGGCTACCGCACCCCGCCCGCGGTCGTGGCGCACGTCTACGCGGACGTGGACCGCTCCCTGTGGCCGGCTGCGGAACTGTCGGTGCGGGCGCAGATGGACTATCTGGAGGAACACGGGCTCATCTAGGCCCGCCGCGGACGCGGCCGGGGCCCTCAGGGGCGGGGCGTCTTGACGCCGTGCACGCGCGCGTACTCCCCGGCGAGCCAGGGTCCGAGATCGCCGACGTACGCCGCGAGCACGGCGGCGTCCCCGGCCGGCTCCAGCCCCAGGGCGGCCGCGGCCCGCAGCTGCTCGCCACGCTCGGGGTAGAAC
It encodes the following:
- a CDS encoding GatB/YqeY domain-containing protein — protein: MTTLKSKLQDDLNVAIKERDELRSSTLRLTLAAITKEEVAGKEKRVLSDDEVQKVITREAKKRREAADAFAQGGRTEQAEREKAEGEILAAYLPQQLSDEQLQEIVAQAVEEAKAAGAEGPRAMGAVMKIVNPKVAGQAEGGRVAAAVKKLLAG
- a CDS encoding transglycosylase domain-containing protein, coding for MPNKRSGGGLSPTQQAAKFLGVSVLAGAVLAGIALPAVGALGLAAKGSVESFDELPANMKTPPLSQRTTILDADGGQIATVYSRDRTVVPLKDISPYMQKAIVAIEDSRFYQHGAVDLKGVLRALNKNAQTGGVSEGASTLTQQYVKNVFVEEAGNDPTKVAQATQQTIGRKIRELKYAIQVEEELGKKKILENYLNITFFGQQAYGVEAAARRYFSKSAKDLSLEQAALLAGIVQSPSRYDPVNDETEATKRRNTVLQRMAAVGDISRAQAADAMKAPLGLKVSKPKNGCITAVKGAGFFCDYVREVFLTDPVFGKTKEQRAKIWNRGGLTIRTTLDPQAQKAAQASIKDHVYQSDDVATAATLVQPGTGKIVAMGQSRPYGVNTKKGETTLNLSVDGDMGGGMGYQPGSTFKPIVAAAAIEDGMPANKVYSSPYQMPYPSPVSACDGKRWVNDRNKPAKLENENSSEVGPYDMREATAKSVNTYYVQMISDIGICPVTTMAKKMGVVRADGDKMPQVPSIALGTQEMSPLTMANAYATFASRGMYCTPVAIESVSRRVGAKTSSLEVPKSTCSRAMSENTADTINTLLKGVVEDGTGKKAGLGSRPSAGKTGTTDERYAAWFVGYTPNMAGAVWVGDPAHKRKMVGITIGGRSYGKVFGGEVPGPIWGDMMSGALEGKPVENFNTVHIPDSKPRDRGDGDEDGGGGRDDGGNGDDVIGGLVGGNNNGGGGGEPFPTPSFSIPEGFFRGQSNGGGNGNGGRFG
- the wblA gene encoding transcriptional regulator WblA, which codes for MGWVVDWSAQAACRTTDPDELFVQGAAQNRAKAVCTGCPVRTECLADALDNRVEFGVWGGMTERERRALLRRRPTVTSWRRLLETARTEYERGCGVLPLDDDEIYENYAAVS
- a CDS encoding ArsA family ATPase gives rise to the protein MSRLQVVSGKGGTGKTTVAAALALALATEGKRTLLVEVEGRQGIAQLFETEALPYEERKIAVAPGGGEVYALAIDPELALLDYLQMFYKLGSAGRALKKLGAIDFATTIAPGLRDVLLTGKACEAVRRKERSGRFVYDYVVMDAPPTGRITRFLNVNDEVAGLAKIGPIHNQAQAVMRVLKSPETAVHLVTLLEEMPVQETVDGIAELRSARLPVGRIIVNMVRPEVLDETDLELLRTVPRSTVARSLSSAGLGGARRGGHAERLVDPLLTQAEEYAERYTLEHEQRAVLAELGLPLHELPLFAEGMDLAGLYELARELREQGVS
- a CDS encoding NUDIX hydrolase; this encodes MANGQWYPPEWPDRIRALAAGTLTPVTPKRAATVMLLKDTGSGTAVHMLRRRASMAFAGGAYAYPGGGVDPRDDDHHVRWAGPTRAWWADRLGVDETAAQAIVCAAVRETYEEAGVLLAGPAADAVVGDTTGADWEADRAALVARDLSFAEFLDRRGLVLRSDLLGAWTRWITPEFESRRYDTWFFVAALPEGQRTRNASTEADRTVWIAPSEAAAGYDQGELLMMPPTIATLRQLTAYGTAAGALEAAPGRDLTPVLATARLVDGEIVLSWPGHDEFTKHIATGGATA
- a CDS encoding metallophosphoesterase, with translation MRARYGVPLGIAAAGAAGLLYAAGFEARSFRLRRVTVPVLPPGMRPLRVLQVSDIHMVGGQRKKQRWLRSLAGLRPDFVINTGDNLSDPEGVPEVLDALGPLMEFPGAYVFGSNDYYGPKLRNPARYLFEKAQGRHGLNGNAPAEGVVHNPWEDLRDGFDAAGWLNLTNSRGELKLEGVSVELTGLDDPHIKRDRYAQVAGGPSEAADFSMGVVHAPYLRTLDAFTADAYPLILAGHTHGGQLCIPFYGALVTNCDLDTDRVKGLSQHRAEGNTSYLHVSAGCGTNRYTPVRFACPPEATLLTLVGRDEDPRG
- a CDS encoding DUF4177 domain-containing protein; the encoded protein is MTKWEYSTVPLLVHATKQILDTWGEDGWELVQVVPGPNNPEQLVAYLKREKQ
- a CDS encoding ArsA family ATPase, producing MSRPDPAHHRLSPARLLDVDPLLEDPKTRIVVCCGSGGVGKTTTAAALGLRAAERGRKVVVLTIDPARRLAQSMGIDSLDNTPRRVKGIDDSAGGELHAMMLDMKRTFDEIVEAHADRERAAAILGNPFYQSLSAGFAGTQEYMAMEKLGQLRARDEWDLIVVDTPPSRSALDFLDAPKRLGSFLDGRLIRLLTAPAKLGGRAGMKFLNVGMSMMTGTLGKLLGGQLLKDVQTFVSAMDTTFGGFRTRADATYKLLQAPGTAFLVVAAPERDALREAAYFVERLAAENMPLAGLVLNRVHGSGAGRLSAERALAAAENLEEPRIVDQEGGKAVLRNSPDAQDSSDSPTPGTPAGAPASAPEGGSPTEDAEDTERSVDQLTAGLLRLHADRMQLLSREQRTRDRFTALHPEVAVTEVAALPGDVHDLTGLRTIGDRLAADERELPDPADRPEPPEATA
- a CDS encoding Pr6Pr family membrane protein encodes the protein MTAPIPRDIPDLPAIPSPPALKPSPVPATAVVTPVRRPAAAAFRLLIALAAAVGVTLALLLGDPSRVLSHFTIQSNMLLALVMALSARRASSAGRPLPGAVLGATLLYVVIAALVHHLLLANEASPFSLTGEAAAPTGLQALSHAVLHTVTPIAAVLDWLLLTSPGRMHLRQASTWLLYPMVYLAFCLTRGELLLPGTPDRYLYPFLDVGQDGFKRVLGNALLLGLSFYALAVLLVALDHARPNPLRHRGKTGFRL
- a CDS encoding MBL fold metallo-hydrolase; translation: MTDAAALPGQPRGGVLSGPATARAVNVLAPNASAMTLDGTNTWILSEPGSDLAVVVDPGPLDDGHLRRVVATAEQAGKRVALTLLTHGHPDHAEGAARFAELTGTRVRALDPALRLGEEGLAAGDVITTGGLELRVVPTPGHTSDSLCFHLPADRAVLTGDTVLGRGTTVVAHPDGRLGDYLDSLRRLRSLTVDDGVHTVLPGHGPVLDDAQGVVEYYLAHRATRLAQVETAVEDGYRTPPAVVAHVYADVDRSLWPAAELSVRAQMDYLEEHGLI
- a CDS encoding RidA family protein, which codes for MGAVEAKLAELGLSLPDVVPPLAAYQPAVQSGPYVYTAGQLPMVDGKLPVTGKVGAEVTPEEAKELARTCALNALAAVKSVAGDLDRIARVVKVVGFVASASDFTGQPAVLNGASELLGEVLGDKGVHARSAVGVAVLPLDAPVEVEIQVELA